The proteins below come from a single Papaver somniferum cultivar HN1 chromosome 11, ASM357369v1, whole genome shotgun sequence genomic window:
- the LOC113325402 gene encoding AP3-complex subunit beta-A-like isoform X1, with product MFPQFGSTSETLSKASSVMFRIGTDAHLYDDPDDVNIIPLLDSRFDSEKFEALKRLLALIAQGVDVSNFFPQVVKNVASQSLEVKKLVYLYLLHYAEKRPNEALLSINCFQKDLSDTNPLVRAWALRAMAGIRLHAIAPLVLVAVSKCARDPSVYVRKCAANALPKLNDLHQEENTSSLVEIVGILLCDHSPGVVGAAAAAFNIVCPNNLSVIGKNFKKLCQTLPDVEEWGQIVLIGILLRYVVARHGLVKESILFCSHDNHICDSEKKDEAVPISNIDEAERGDGNKEFVLTSLLARCYIEGPDEYVSRSSYIGRDTSGVDNAGYTSNKDCDDVKLLLQCTSPLMWSHNSAVVLAAAGVHWIMSPKGDVRRIVKPLLFLLRSSDASKYVVLCNIQVFAKAMPSLFTSHFEDFFVCLSDSYQIKALKLGILSIIATDASIPFIFQEFQDYIRDTDRRFVVDTIAAIGLCAQRLPTVANTCLEGLLALTRQESLTFDASSMDGEANVLAQAIMSIKAIIKQDPVCHEKAIIQLARSLDSIKVPVARAMIVWMVGEYNSVGLIIPRMLATILQYLARCFTTEAAETKNQILNTALKVVLYGEGEDTAIYRRVLSYVLQLAKCDPDYDIRDRAHILENLLFCYITSESLEEGMMYTPKVTDIQHMLVKSIFGGNKKPVSPAPNNYRVFLPGSLSQIVLHAAPGYEPLPKPCSLPSDELGQLEMNGQSDKTRGPQTANDHSFDTNEQDTFSGSLNEESGSDYSSRDTVTRSDESEGTGSASQIDEDDPLIQLLDVSTAEKTNLAQFSDDLGGLMSKGALESWLDDQPRSSELSSSKLSSVQPSLARLSIRDIGARVKPRSYSLLHPSNGNGLKVDYSFSSETSSISPTLVCIEVSFQNCSTEPLEAINLADEDSTRNSESTTLETYESSSTSSEVPTLVAGDDIVSIQPGQTMKRIFQVHFHHHLLPLSLAICCSGKRLPVKLRPDIGYFVKPLQMNIEAFHLKESQLPGMFEYSRKCIFKDHIIALSSDKEHSTVTEDNLLLVCRSLASQVLSNASFFLVSVDMPVSAKLDDASGLSLRFSCEILSNSIPCLITVTVEGKCSEQLSVSVKVNCEETIFGLNLLNRVVAFLS from the exons atgttTCCTCAATTTGGATCCACATCGGAGACACTAAGTAAAGCTTCGTCTGTGATGTTTAGAATCGGTACAGATGCTCATCTCTATGATGACCCTGATGATGTTAATATAATTCCCCTTCTTGATAGTCGATTTGATTCAGAGAAATTTGAAGCTTTAAAAAGATTACTTGCTCTCATCGCCCAAGGTGTTGATGTCTCCAATTTCTTCCCCCAG GTTGTTAAGAATGTAGCATCTCAGTCTTTGGAAGTAAAGAAGCTCGTTTACTTGTATCTGCTTCATTATGCCGAAAA GCGTCCAAATGAAGCGTTGTTATCTATCAACTGTTTCCAGAAGGATTTGTCAGATACAAATCCATTGGTTCGTGCATGGGCACTTCGTGCAATGGCAGGAATCCGGTTACATGCAATAGCTCCTCTTGTTCTTGTTGCTGTCAGTAAGTGTGCGAGAGATCCGTCGGTCTATGTTAGGAAATGTGCAGCTAATGCTCTTCCCAAATTGAATGATTTGCACCAAGAGGAGAACACATCGTCTCTCGTAGAG ATTGTTGGTATTTTGCTATGTGATCATTCCCCTGGAGTAGTTGGAGCAGCAGCGGCTGCGTTCAACATAGTTTGTCCTAATAATCTATCAGTGATAGGCAAAAATTTCAAAAAGCTGTGCCAGACTCTTCCTGATGTGGAAGAGTGGGGTCAGATAGTCTTAATTGGTATTCTTCTTCGCTATGTAGTAGCGAGGCATGGACTTGTGAAAGAGTCCATTCTGTTCTGTTCCCATGACAATCACATTTGTGAttctgaaaagaaggatgaagctGTTCCTATATCTAATATTGATGAAGCAGAAAGGGGAGATGGGAACAAGGAGTTTGTTTTGACTAGTTTGTTGGCAAGATGTTATATAGAAGGACCAGATGAATATGTATCACGGTCAAGTTATATCGGTAGGGATACCTCAGGAGTTGACAATGCAGGTTATACGTCCAACAAAGACTGTGATGATGTAAAGCTTTTGCTGCAATGCACATCACCATTGATGTGGAGTCATAACAGTGCAGTTGTACTTGCAGCTGCTGGTGTTCACTGGATTATGTCGCCCAAGGGAGATGTCCGGAGAATTGTCAAGCCACTTTTATTTCTTCTTCGATCTTCTGATGCCTCGAAGTATGTG GTTCTATGCAACATTCAAGTTTTTGCCAAGGCAATGCCTTCCCTTTTCACGTCTCATTTTGAAGATTTCTTTGTTTGTTTGTCTGATTCATATCAGATCAAAGCTTTAAAGCTTGGCATACTCTCCATAATTGCAACAGATGCGTCAATTCCGTTTATTTTCCAAGAGTTCCAG GATTACATCAGAGATACAGATAGAAGATTTGTTGTTGACACCATTGCTGCAATTGGCTTATGTGCGCAAAGACTTCCAACTGTAGCTAATACTTGCCTGGAAGGACTTTTGGCTTTGACTAGACAAG AATCCTTGACTTTTGATGCGAGTTCAATGGACGGCGAAGCAAATGTTTTGGCTCAAGCAATTATGTCCATAAAAGCAATTATAAAGCAAGATCCTGTATGTCATGAGAAG GCAATAATACAGCTGGCACGTAGTTTGGATTCGATCAAGGTGCCCGTGGCCCGAGCTATGATTGTGTGGATGGTTGGAGAGTACAATTCTGTGGGGCTGATAATCCCAAGGATGTTAGCGACTATACTTCAATACCTTGCTAGGTGCTTTACCACTGAAGCAGCAGAGACGAAGAACCAGATCCTGAATACTGCCCTCAAG GTTGTGTTGTATGGAGAAGGTGAAGATACCGCAATATACAGAAGGGTCTTAAGTTATGTTCTTCAGCTTGCCAAATGTGACCCAGACTATGATATCCGTGATCGAGCTCATATATTAGAGAATCTTTTATTTTGCTACATAACTTCTGAAAGCTTGGAGGAGGGGATGATGTATACACCAAAAGTTACAGACATACAGCATATGCTTGTGAAGAGCATATTTGGGGGCAATAAAAAACCTGTATCACCTGCACCAAATAACTATCGTGTTTTCCTCCCTGGTTCTCTTTCACAGATAGTGCTTCATGCAGCTCCAGGGTATGAGCCTCTTCCAAAGCCATGTAGTCTACCATCTGATGAACTTGGTCAGCTGGAGATGAATGGTCAGAGTGATAAAACCCGTGGACCGCAAACTGCCAATGATCACTCTTTTGACACAAATGAGCAGGACACATTCTCTGGATCTTTGAATGAAGAAAGTGGCTCTGATTATAGCTCTCGAGATACCGTCACCAGATCAGATGAGAGTGAAGGAACTGGCTCTGCAAGTCAAATTGATGAAGACGATCCGCTGATTCAGCTATTAGATGTTAGTACTGCTGAGAAAACTAATTTGGCACAATTCTCTGATGACTTGGGGGGATTAATGTCGAAGGGAGCCCTAGAATCTTGGTTGGATGATCAGCCTCGTTCCTCTGAACTCAGCTCATCTAAACTATCTTCTGTACAACCATCTTTAGCAAGGCTTTCCATACGAGATATTGGTGCTAGAGTTAAACCCAGAAGTTATAGTCTCTTACATCCTTCTAATGGAAATGGCCTTAAAGTGGATTATTCATTTTCTTCAGAGACTTCAAGCATATCTCCTACCCTTGTTTGCATAGAGGTTTCCTTCCAAAATTGCTCCACAGAACCCTTAGAAGCTATAAAtttggcagatgaagattctacTCGGAATTCGGAATCTACAACTTTGGAAACATATGAGAG CTCCTCAACCTCCTCAGAAGTACCCACTTTAGTAGCTGGGGATGACATCGTCTCGATACAACCTGGTCAGACGATGAAAAGGATCTTTCAAGTTCACTTCCATCATCATCTTTTACCTCTCAGTTTGGCCATATGCTGCAGTGGTAAAAGGCTGCCTGTTAAGTTACGGCCTGACATCGGATACTTCGTAAAACCACTGCAAATGAATATAGAGGCCTTCCACTTGAAGGAGTCTCAGCTCCCAGGAATGTTTGAGTACTCTAGAAA ATGCATCTTCAAGGACCATATCATAGCGCTGAGCAGTGACAAAGAACATAGCACAGTAACGGAGGACAATCTTCTTCTAGTTTGCCGGAGCCTAGCTTCGCAAGTTTTGAGCAATGCAAGTTTCTTTCTTGTATCAGTAGATATGCCAGTTTCTGCCAAACTCGA
- the LOC113325402 gene encoding AP3-complex subunit beta-A-like isoform X2: MFPQFGSTSETLSKASSVMFRIGTDAHLYDDPDDVNIIPLLDSRFDSEKFEALKRLLALIAQGVDVSNFFPQVVKNVASQSLEVKKLVYLYLLHYAEKRPNEALLSINCFQKDLSDTNPLVRAWALRAMAGIRLHAIAPLVLVAVSKCARDPSVYVRKCAANALPKLNDLHQEENTSSLVEIVGILLCDHSPGVVGAAAAAFNIVCPNNLSVIGKNFKKLCQTLPDVEEWGQIVLIGILLRYVVARHGLVKESILFCSHDNHICDSEKKDEAVPISNIDEAERGDGNKEFVLTSLLARCYIEGPDEYVSRSSYIGRDTSGVDNAAAGVHWIMSPKGDVRRIVKPLLFLLRSSDASKYVVLCNIQVFAKAMPSLFTSHFEDFFVCLSDSYQIKALKLGILSIIATDASIPFIFQEFQDYIRDTDRRFVVDTIAAIGLCAQRLPTVANTCLEGLLALTRQESLTFDASSMDGEANVLAQAIMSIKAIIKQDPVCHEKAIIQLARSLDSIKVPVARAMIVWMVGEYNSVGLIIPRMLATILQYLARCFTTEAAETKNQILNTALKVVLYGEGEDTAIYRRVLSYVLQLAKCDPDYDIRDRAHILENLLFCYITSESLEEGMMYTPKVTDIQHMLVKSIFGGNKKPVSPAPNNYRVFLPGSLSQIVLHAAPGYEPLPKPCSLPSDELGQLEMNGQSDKTRGPQTANDHSFDTNEQDTFSGSLNEESGSDYSSRDTVTRSDESEGTGSASQIDEDDPLIQLLDVSTAEKTNLAQFSDDLGGLMSKGALESWLDDQPRSSELSSSKLSSVQPSLARLSIRDIGARVKPRSYSLLHPSNGNGLKVDYSFSSETSSISPTLVCIEVSFQNCSTEPLEAINLADEDSTRNSESTTLETYESSSTSSEVPTLVAGDDIVSIQPGQTMKRIFQVHFHHHLLPLSLAICCSGKRLPVKLRPDIGYFVKPLQMNIEAFHLKESQLPGMFEYSRKCIFKDHIIALSSDKEHSTVTEDNLLLVCRSLASQVLSNASFFLVSVDMPVSAKLDDASGLSLRFSCEILSNSIPCLITVTVEGKCSEQLSVSVKVNCEETIFGLNLLNRVVAFLS, translated from the exons atgttTCCTCAATTTGGATCCACATCGGAGACACTAAGTAAAGCTTCGTCTGTGATGTTTAGAATCGGTACAGATGCTCATCTCTATGATGACCCTGATGATGTTAATATAATTCCCCTTCTTGATAGTCGATTTGATTCAGAGAAATTTGAAGCTTTAAAAAGATTACTTGCTCTCATCGCCCAAGGTGTTGATGTCTCCAATTTCTTCCCCCAG GTTGTTAAGAATGTAGCATCTCAGTCTTTGGAAGTAAAGAAGCTCGTTTACTTGTATCTGCTTCATTATGCCGAAAA GCGTCCAAATGAAGCGTTGTTATCTATCAACTGTTTCCAGAAGGATTTGTCAGATACAAATCCATTGGTTCGTGCATGGGCACTTCGTGCAATGGCAGGAATCCGGTTACATGCAATAGCTCCTCTTGTTCTTGTTGCTGTCAGTAAGTGTGCGAGAGATCCGTCGGTCTATGTTAGGAAATGTGCAGCTAATGCTCTTCCCAAATTGAATGATTTGCACCAAGAGGAGAACACATCGTCTCTCGTAGAG ATTGTTGGTATTTTGCTATGTGATCATTCCCCTGGAGTAGTTGGAGCAGCAGCGGCTGCGTTCAACATAGTTTGTCCTAATAATCTATCAGTGATAGGCAAAAATTTCAAAAAGCTGTGCCAGACTCTTCCTGATGTGGAAGAGTGGGGTCAGATAGTCTTAATTGGTATTCTTCTTCGCTATGTAGTAGCGAGGCATGGACTTGTGAAAGAGTCCATTCTGTTCTGTTCCCATGACAATCACATTTGTGAttctgaaaagaaggatgaagctGTTCCTATATCTAATATTGATGAAGCAGAAAGGGGAGATGGGAACAAGGAGTTTGTTTTGACTAGTTTGTTGGCAAGATGTTATATAGAAGGACCAGATGAATATGTATCACGGTCAAGTTATATCGGTAGGGATACCTCAGGAGTTGACAATGCAG CTGCTGGTGTTCACTGGATTATGTCGCCCAAGGGAGATGTCCGGAGAATTGTCAAGCCACTTTTATTTCTTCTTCGATCTTCTGATGCCTCGAAGTATGTG GTTCTATGCAACATTCAAGTTTTTGCCAAGGCAATGCCTTCCCTTTTCACGTCTCATTTTGAAGATTTCTTTGTTTGTTTGTCTGATTCATATCAGATCAAAGCTTTAAAGCTTGGCATACTCTCCATAATTGCAACAGATGCGTCAATTCCGTTTATTTTCCAAGAGTTCCAG GATTACATCAGAGATACAGATAGAAGATTTGTTGTTGACACCATTGCTGCAATTGGCTTATGTGCGCAAAGACTTCCAACTGTAGCTAATACTTGCCTGGAAGGACTTTTGGCTTTGACTAGACAAG AATCCTTGACTTTTGATGCGAGTTCAATGGACGGCGAAGCAAATGTTTTGGCTCAAGCAATTATGTCCATAAAAGCAATTATAAAGCAAGATCCTGTATGTCATGAGAAG GCAATAATACAGCTGGCACGTAGTTTGGATTCGATCAAGGTGCCCGTGGCCCGAGCTATGATTGTGTGGATGGTTGGAGAGTACAATTCTGTGGGGCTGATAATCCCAAGGATGTTAGCGACTATACTTCAATACCTTGCTAGGTGCTTTACCACTGAAGCAGCAGAGACGAAGAACCAGATCCTGAATACTGCCCTCAAG GTTGTGTTGTATGGAGAAGGTGAAGATACCGCAATATACAGAAGGGTCTTAAGTTATGTTCTTCAGCTTGCCAAATGTGACCCAGACTATGATATCCGTGATCGAGCTCATATATTAGAGAATCTTTTATTTTGCTACATAACTTCTGAAAGCTTGGAGGAGGGGATGATGTATACACCAAAAGTTACAGACATACAGCATATGCTTGTGAAGAGCATATTTGGGGGCAATAAAAAACCTGTATCACCTGCACCAAATAACTATCGTGTTTTCCTCCCTGGTTCTCTTTCACAGATAGTGCTTCATGCAGCTCCAGGGTATGAGCCTCTTCCAAAGCCATGTAGTCTACCATCTGATGAACTTGGTCAGCTGGAGATGAATGGTCAGAGTGATAAAACCCGTGGACCGCAAACTGCCAATGATCACTCTTTTGACACAAATGAGCAGGACACATTCTCTGGATCTTTGAATGAAGAAAGTGGCTCTGATTATAGCTCTCGAGATACCGTCACCAGATCAGATGAGAGTGAAGGAACTGGCTCTGCAAGTCAAATTGATGAAGACGATCCGCTGATTCAGCTATTAGATGTTAGTACTGCTGAGAAAACTAATTTGGCACAATTCTCTGATGACTTGGGGGGATTAATGTCGAAGGGAGCCCTAGAATCTTGGTTGGATGATCAGCCTCGTTCCTCTGAACTCAGCTCATCTAAACTATCTTCTGTACAACCATCTTTAGCAAGGCTTTCCATACGAGATATTGGTGCTAGAGTTAAACCCAGAAGTTATAGTCTCTTACATCCTTCTAATGGAAATGGCCTTAAAGTGGATTATTCATTTTCTTCAGAGACTTCAAGCATATCTCCTACCCTTGTTTGCATAGAGGTTTCCTTCCAAAATTGCTCCACAGAACCCTTAGAAGCTATAAAtttggcagatgaagattctacTCGGAATTCGGAATCTACAACTTTGGAAACATATGAGAG CTCCTCAACCTCCTCAGAAGTACCCACTTTAGTAGCTGGGGATGACATCGTCTCGATACAACCTGGTCAGACGATGAAAAGGATCTTTCAAGTTCACTTCCATCATCATCTTTTACCTCTCAGTTTGGCCATATGCTGCAGTGGTAAAAGGCTGCCTGTTAAGTTACGGCCTGACATCGGATACTTCGTAAAACCACTGCAAATGAATATAGAGGCCTTCCACTTGAAGGAGTCTCAGCTCCCAGGAATGTTTGAGTACTCTAGAAA ATGCATCTTCAAGGACCATATCATAGCGCTGAGCAGTGACAAAGAACATAGCACAGTAACGGAGGACAATCTTCTTCTAGTTTGCCGGAGCCTAGCTTCGCAAGTTTTGAGCAATGCAAGTTTCTTTCTTGTATCAGTAGATATGCCAGTTTCTGCCAAACTCGA